The segment CCCCTTACCTGTTGAAGGACTTATACTTAGGGAGTTCAGCTTTGGCCCCATAGGCCAGCAGGTCGATGCCAAGTTCCACTTTCTGTTGGGGGTCAACCCCCATGGCTTTCTCCCATGGGGAAATATAGGTCTTAAACACAGTGACATGttttccttctccacctgcctggtTGTCTGGCAGCCGAGGGAGAGAAATAATAGTCAAATGATAGCAGTtaggaggaaatggaaattaGTCTAGAGCTCTGGACTAGAGAAGTCGCTAGGGGCTGGGGACCAAAGGTAAAACATGCTAGTAATTGTTTATGGTTTGCGAAACTATGATAGCCTGGAGTCAGATATGTGATGAATGAGAGAAAGGTGACTGAGAGATAGGACTTCTGGGTGGAATAGACATGTCTCTATATCCTTCTGGACCCAGAAGACCCATCAAGATATCTCAGCAGGCCTTTCCTGTATCCAACACCCAGTCCAGGCCTCATTCCTAGGGATTTCTCTGCTTTAGGGACCAGACATTTGACTCTTGGGTAAGGATACTTACCTGTTCCTGTCTCACCAACCCCTGCTGTGCCAGCAGCACCTCCTCTGCCCGCATGGCCCCCAAGACCACCTGCACCCCCAGATCCAGGGCCAGAGCCAGACCCAGAGCCAGACCCAGAGCCCTGACGATGGTGTTGCTGGTCAGAGCCATACTGCCCGGCAGAGCCACTTCTCCCTGCCTGGCCTCTGACACTGCTCTTGCTGTAGGAGAATCCCTGGCCAGCTGTCCCCAGCTGTCCCCCCACTGTGGGAATGAACTTCTGGAAGTGATCCTGAAAAGAGAGGACAGAGTGAGGGGAAGGTTAGCAATGGGCACAGGGAATACCATAGCAAGTATGAACTGATCAGAGACAATGGCCAACTCAAAGACCCTGAATCCTCTGAGACTTCCCCATCCACTAGATGTTAGTGGATAAACCTGACTGAGAGAAATTAAACTCTCCTTAAGGGATACAACCCCATTGGCTCAGTTCTTCGAATTACATCTAGGATAGAGGCAAGTTTTTGTCCAAACTCCCCTTTCCCATCCTTACCAATGCAAAAAGGATCAAGACTTCTGTTCCACTAAAATTTGAGAGATTGGGTTTGGCATGGAGAACCCAGCCTTAATTTGAGGAACTAAGGAgatctctgcctctctcccaccATCTTGTCTAACAGATAAAAAGtgtgtctcttcctctcccttcctcctttcgtTGCATAGGGAACCAGGACTTCCTGACGGTGAAACTGTAGCAGGTAGGGGGAAGGGTGGCCCAAAGGGCAACACTGGAGTCATCCCCAAAGCCTAAAAATAACCCTGCCAACTCCTTCAGGAGGCTCTCCTGGCCACCCACCACGCACACCCCCACGCTCCACCCAGTGTAACCAGACACAGGCAGGGAGGAGGGCTTTTGGCCTCCTAAAGTTAGATATGGCCGGCTCAGCAATTTTGTTCTGCTCATACATATGGGCCAATGGCAGACACTCCTGCCCCTGGCCCCATGTAGGCATCTATTTTCACCCTTCCCTGGCTgcttgggaaagatggagggggaagaaaggaaatggagaCGATCCCCTCCTCCTCAGCTGTAACATCTTGTGCCTGGCCCCTCTCCAATCCCTACTTCTCTTTGGAGAATGACCCTGACTAAGGGATGTTGGGCGTTAATGGATGGTTTCAGTCCTTGCATCTATGGCCCTTAGACTGACCCTTAAATAAAAGAATGGCTCAAGAAGAGATGGCTATAAAAATTCACTTACCTCTTTCTAGGGTTGCGAGATttttgcacacacaaaaaaatcacaggacaccagttaaatttgaatttcagatacacAACAATAGTTTTTTAGTACAAATATGCCTACATATTCATGGGACATATTTAGATATAAGAAAGTATCCATCgtgtatctgaaattcaaatttaactgggtatcctgtattttctaatttaatttttatgtcccaaatatttcatgggacacacttatactaaaaaattattgtgtatctgaaattcaaatttaaattatctttaatttttgtttctttttcgactgtgctgcatggcttgtgggatcttaattccccaaccaggaagaGAATCCAGGctcctggcagtgagagcaccaagtcctaactactagaccaccagggaattccctaagtgtcttcaattaagaaaaaagaaagttacatCCCAAATATTGTGTGAGATATACTTTACAAAAAAACTATTTGTGTGTATCTCAACTTTATTTTTGTaactgaagtagagttgatttatgtATAGATTATACACCATTTAAAggcattataaaatattggctttatTTCTGGTGCTGTAAATATATCTCTATAGCTTGTTTAGTGTGTATCTCAAATTTAAAACATAGGACTGGGCATCCTGTGCTTTATCTGGCAATCCTATCTTTAATACTTAACCATACTGGGGAGGAATTTTCTCTCTGAAGGTGTGGTACTCCTCACCCTGCTTCACCAGCTCTAAGATACAAATTTAGTTTCGGGGTGGATCGTAATTCACCCTGCATCTATTGGAGGCATGCTATATCTGAGGGGTTAATGAGTTTATAAATTTGCAGGGAGGGGAGGTTGATAATATTTTGGAAACTCTGGGCCTGCCAAGAAACTGTCAGAAGAAGCACTAGGCTTCAAGAGTTGTAGAGTTCTAAACTCACCATTGAGCTGTCAGAGAAGACATCAGGGTGGTTTTCATAGATAAACTTCTCCACACGCAACTGCCTCAGTTTGAACATCTTGGAGCCCCGGTTAGTGAGCAGCGAAAGCTCCTCCAACATCACGTCTCTTGGGACACTGATCTTCTTGCCCAGGTTCAGGCCTGAACTCTCTTGTCGACCTttcagggaggtggggaggcagaGACAAGGGAAGAGGAAAGTGGGGTTTGCTAGTTCCAAATGCAGCTGCCATCCGCAactaagcgtgtgtgtgtgtcccagtgGAGGTCACTGAGGGAAGCAGATGCTGTCTCTGATGTCTGGTTAAATTCTGTCTAGTCTATGAGGGATTTTGATTTCCTGGGTTTGGAGTTGGAGAGAACGCATGGGAAATGGGGTGtagaggggaagacagaggg is part of the Ovis canadensis isolate MfBH-ARS-UI-01 breed Bighorn chromosome 25, ARS-UI_OviCan_v2, whole genome shotgun sequence genome and harbors:
- the MYOZ1 gene encoding myozenin-1, coding for MPLSGTPAPNKKRKSSKLIMELTGGRQESSGLNLGKKISVPRDVMLEELSLLTNRGSKMFKLRQLRVEKFIYENHPDVFSDSSMDHFQKFIPTVGGQLGTAGQGFSYSKSSVRGQAGRSGSAGQYGSDQQHHRQGSGSGSGSGSGPGSGGAGGLGGHAGRGGAAGTAGVGETGTDNQAGGEGKHVTVFKTYISPWEKAMGVDPQQKVELGIDLLAYGAKAELPKYKSFNRTAMPYGGYEKASKRMTFQMPKFDLGPLLSEPLVLYNQNLSNRPSFNRTPIPWLSSGEPVDYNVDISIPLDGETEEL